Proteins encoded within one genomic window of Sebastes fasciatus isolate fSebFas1 chromosome 18, fSebFas1.pri, whole genome shotgun sequence:
- the LOC141756278 gene encoding sterile alpha motif domain-containing protein 12-like, whose product MGLSKRVSLWSVEEVLEWVQEQHPTHMDTLQKAIIKHAISGRVLLRLKDHHLELLGLEAEEQQQEIWQDLLLLRVQEEIIELDDICSECFSP is encoded by the exons ATGGGCCTGTCAAAGCGAGTGTCACTGTGGTCGGTGGAAGAAGTGTTGGAGTGGGTGCAGGAGCAGCACCCGACCCACATGGACACGCTCCAGAAAGCCATAATTAAACACGCCATATCAG GCCGTGTGTTGCTGCGATTAAAGGATCATCACCTGGAGCTCCTCGGGCTGGAGgctgaggagcagcagcaggagatcTGGCaggacctcctcctccttagaGTTCAAGAAGAAATCATTGAACTTGATGACATCTGCTCTG AGTGTTTTTCTCCATAG